From Lasioglossum baleicum chromosome 2, iyLasBale1, whole genome shotgun sequence, a single genomic window includes:
- the Rps12 gene encoding ribosomal protein S12 → MSDVENDDVAPAIAAGGSLDVNTALQEVLKNALIHDGVVHGLHEAAKALDKRQAMLCIFAENCDEPMYKKLVEALCNEHQIPFIKVDNNKKLGEWAGLCKIDSAGKARKVVGCSCVVIKDFGEDTPAKDVVMEYVKSSVH, encoded by the exons ATGTCGGACGTAGAGAA TGACGATGTCGCACCTGCGATCGCAGCGGGAGGTTCACTCGACGTAAACACAGCCCTCCAAGAGGTTCTCAAAAATGCCCTAATTCATGATGGAGTTGTGCATGGTCTTCACGAAGCAGCCAAAGCTTTGGACAA GAGACAAGCTATGCTCTGCATCTTTGCTGAGAATTGCGACGAACCCATGTACAAAAAACTTGTTGAAGCATTATGCAACGAACATCAGATCCCATTCATTAAGGTAGATAATAATAAGAAACTTGGCGAATGGGCCGGACTATGCAAAATCGACAGCGCCGGAAAAGCTAGGAAAGTTGTTGGGTGCTCCTGCGTCGTCATAAAG GACTTTGGGGAGGACACTCCTGCGAAGGATGTTGTGATGGAATACGTGAAAAGTTCTGTACACTAA
- the LOC143216448 gene encoding zinc finger MYND domain-containing protein 10-like codes for MTIIAICSICKDNLIDSDNIYHTECGHVFHYHCLGQWLERSKSCPQCREKVTRSKINRLHLTLSSNQGVEENSSSLKERIQNLEFKILLKEKDVKYYSSKNITLAKQNDGLKREVRKVESELGKKSSNIYELEMQLESCSTLNKELAQLKRKMEELKPLEILFNAPVGDVMRMVGNTKDSETLIKYISVLKKEFVQSIDKRKKLCMTIKKCQEDLAKADSKYASLLGEQSKRMELEEQLAFSESRNMALQKRVEELEKVLGINEENSVPETLEVNTENNDDDNNDDDVMIKPAEVVIKNKNENRDASRQSTSSGTSSKRKEAELAEYTIPKKRREDTNVRKRSATDRPSIIDLCHRRGYRLRKFVYKWSTFVDGILSLIVKMSSRKEYIITPWEIEAYVQSLQKSDLEDIGTKGWYEFHKRLMLLNQQSVLEINALKEESVKELFVSYKKIPILIYEAIQIHLWKHNGFPLLLSISSEPQNTFMLFTVFYHENLAVSLLENVLFHCESAETIDDSALDLVDYALVCIYGIVDPHSNEIYENVKTPNLCIEEILERKKELEFDIGIRCISILRYLAEFVDNLPLSVLSRLLSTHDVPYLLVQLIENRPWTKDNADGEKMIYDGSWKKIKPGEEEKVSKIEGQVWIGLRELLLNPKSAPYYEITDYRLSHLMKLQKYLHETVLDQISPLLELKRWLSCISVSSSQSRAPRPPTVEIVPQIRTAINEKYHKKWKKLTKRQAKLLFTSNKEDVQNAAQILSDAYDLDKLDCIDVKECCVCREVARKRCSKCKTVWYCGRECQVKDWEKHKVICEKITRKVECKQQD; via the exons ATGACCATTATTGCTATATGCTCAATTTGCAAGGATAATCTCATTGATTCTGATAATATTTATCACACTGAATGCGGGCATGTGTTTCATTACCATTGTTTAGGACAATGGCTCGAACG ATCGAAAAGTTGTCCACAGTGTCGGGAGAAAGTTACCCGCAGCAAAATAAACAGATTACATTTAACCCTATCCAGCAATCAAGGCGTCGAAGAGAACTCTTCCTCCTTGAAAGAGAGAATACAAAATTTAGAGTTCAAAATTCTGTTAAAAGAGAAAGATGTAAAATATTACAGCTCCAAGAATATTACCTTGGCTAAACAGAACGATGGGCTGAAACGAGAGGTTCGGAAAGTGGAAAGCGAACTTGGGAAAAAAAGTTCGAACATATACGAACTAGAAATGCAACTTGAAAGTTGTAGCACACTGAATAAAGAACTTGCACAATTGAAACGTAAAATGGAAGAACTGAAACC ACtggaaatattatttaatgCTCCTGTCGGCGATGTTATGCGAATGGTGGGAAACACTAAAGACTCAGAGACGCTTATTAAATACATTTCTGTTTTAAAGAA GGAATTCGTTCAGAGCATTGATAAGCGTAAAAAATTATGTATGACGATTAAGAAATGCCAAGAGGATCTTGCCAAAGCCGACTCCAAATATGCATCTTTATTGGGAGAACAGTCAAAACGAAT GGAATTAGAAGAACAATTAGCGTTCTCAGAAAGCAGGAATATGGCTTTACAGAAGCGAGTTGAAGAATTAGAAAAAGTATTAggtattaacgaagaaaatagcGTGCCGGAAACTCTAGAAGTTAATACTGAGAACAATGATGATGATAACAATGACGACGATGTAATGATAAAGCCAGCCGAGGTAGtgatcaaaaataaaaatgaaaaccgtGACGCGTCGCGTCAAAGTACATCTTCAGGTACATCTTCTAAACGGAAAGAAGCAGAACTTGCCGAATACACTATACcaaagaagagaagagaagatacTAATGTAAGAAAACGATCAGCCACTGATAGACCCAGTATAATTGACTta TGCCATCGTCGAGGATACCGATTACGAAAGTTTGTTTACAAATGGTCGACCTTCGTTGACGGTATCCTTTCCCTGATCGTAAAAATGTCAAGCCGCAAAGAATACATAATTACACCATGGGAAATCGAAGCTTATGTACAGAGTCTGCAGAAATCAGACCTCGAAGATATCGGGACGAAAGG ATGGTATGAATTTCATAAAAGATTAATGCTATTAAATCAACAGAGCGTTCTAGAAATTAATGCTTTGAAGGAAGAGAGTGTCAAGGAATTGtttgtttcctacaaaaag aTACCGATTCTTATATACGAAGCAATTCAAATCCATCTATGGAAACACAATGGATTTCCTCTTTTGTTAAGTATCAGTTCCGAACCGCAAAATACATTTATGCTTTTCACTGTATTTTATCACGAAAATTTAGCTGTCTCTCTATTGGAGAACGTATTGTTTCATTGCGAAAGCGCGGAAACTATCGACGACTCGGCTCTTGATCTCGTCGATTACGCGCTCGTATGTATTTATGGGATTGTTGACCCGCACTCTAACGAAATTTACGAAAATGTAAAAACGCCCAA TTTATGCATCGAAGAAATattagaaagaaagaaagaacttGAATTTGACATCGGCATACGTTGTATTTCGATTCTTCGTTATTTGGCAGAATTCGTAGATAATTTACCACTTTCCGTTTTATCCCGATTATTGTCTACACACGATGTGCCATATCTGCTTGTTCAGCTAATCGAAAATCGTCCGTGGACCAAAGACAATGCCGACG GTGAGAAAATGATATATGACGGTTCCTGGAAGAAAATCAAACCGGGCGAAGAAGAAAAAGTTTCGAAAATAGAAGGACAAGTTTGGATCGGTTTACGAGAATTATTACTTAATCCAAAGAGCGCGCCGTATTATGAAATTACCGATTACAGGCTATCTCATTTAATGAAG TTGCAGAAATATTTGCACGAAACTGTGCTAGATCAAATTTCACCATTGTTGGAGTTAAAAAGATGGTTGAGTTGCATAAGTGTATCGTCGTCTCAGTCTAGAGCACCTCGGCCGCCGACCGTTGAAATCGTGCCACAG ATAAGGACTGCAATCAATGAAAAGTATCACAAAAAatggaagaaattaacgaaacgtCAAGCAAAATTGTTATTCACATCGAATAAAGAAGACGTTCAAAATGCAGCACAAATTTTGAGCGACGCATACGACTTGGATAAATTGGACTGCATCGATGTTAAAGAATGCTGCGTGTGTCGAGAAGTGGCGCGTAAACGTTGCTCCAAATGCAAAACGGTTTGGTATTGCGGAAG AGAATGTCAAGTAAAGGACTGGGAGAAACATAAAGTTATTTGTGAGAAAATCACGAGAAAAGTGGAATGCAAACAGCAAGATTAA